A stretch of the Vanacampus margaritifer isolate UIUO_Vmar chromosome 6, RoL_Vmar_1.0, whole genome shotgun sequence genome encodes the following:
- the swap70b gene encoding switch-associated protein 70b: MQCECDLQPEGTRRECESKQHNQPITVMSLRDELLKSIWHAFTALDVDKSGKVSKSQLKVLSHNLCTVMRIPHDPVALEEHFKDDDEGPVSNQGYMPYLNKFILDKATDNFDRQDFDRMCWTLCSRKNLDQNQLLISNEDAFKIWCIFNFLSEDSYPPVIVTEEMEYFLRKLTEAMGGSWVEERFEDYKLQMLSQQQQQQQQSISVWQLIALVGSGHFSKGMDRQTLSMGIHELHQELIMDVLKQGYMMKKGHKRKNWTERWFTLKPNSISYYVSEDQAEKKGDILLDEHCSVEPLVDKEGKKCLFFIRSSNKSFEISASDKKKKQEWIQAIQTCVNLLRAGRQAPHRESRHKRRELRLKQQADQEELRTRMKELQTANEAKQHELEDMRKALEEAAANAAEEERRRLQTQADLQDRYRVDLEREKMVRQQMEEQVAQKSTEVEQYLQRVREMEDMYRRLEDALEDERRARQDEETVRKLQARLLEEEAAKRAELEQIHLRQQQAISETEAEKEELHKERLAKDKALSDAMMQLQQLEQDRQGALEQYQTVMKKLEDATNNTKTWKHKVAEHEGFMRLIQPGSKGHQIITNWGPAAFSDAELSLREKKWQEMKNQVTPAQ; this comes from the exons ATGCAGTGTGAGTGTGACCTCCAGCCAGAAGGAACAAGAAGAGAGTGCGAGTCGAAGCAGCATAATCAGCCGATCACGGTGATGTCTCTGCGGGACGAGTTGTTGAAGTCCATCTGGCACGCCTTCACGGCCCTCGACGTGGACAAGAGCGGAAAAGTGTCCAAATCTCAGCTCAAG GTTTTGTCACACAACTTGTGTACAGTAATGAGGATCCCACATGACCCCGTGGCTCTGGAGGAGCATTTcaaagatgatgatgagggtCCCGTATCCAACCAGGGCTACATGCCTTACCTCAACAAGTTCATCCTAGACAAG GCGACGGACAACTTTGATCGTCAGGACTTCGACAGGATGTGTTGGACTTTGTGCTCCAGGAAAAACCTGGACCAGAATCAGCTGCTCATCTCCAACGAAGACGCTTTCAAAATCTGGTGCATCTTCAACTTCCTGTCCGAGGACAGCTACCCGCCCGTCATCGTCACGGAGGAG ATGGAGTACTTCCTGCGCAAGCTGACGGAGGCGATGGGGGGCAGCTGGGTGGAGGAGCGCTTTGAGGACTACAAGCTGCAGATGCTCtcgcagcaacagcagcagcagcagcagagcaTCAGCGTGTGGCAGCTCATCGCTCTGGTGGGCTCCGGGCACTTCAGCAAGGGCATGGACAGGCAGACCCTCTCCATGGGCATCCACGAGCTCCACCAGGAGCTCATCATGGACGTGCTCAAGCAG GGCTACATGATGAAGAAAGGCCACAAGAGAAAGAACTGGACGGAGCGTTGGTTCACACTAAAGCCTAACTCCATCTCCTACTATGTGAGCGAAGATCAGGCTGAGAAGAAAGGGGACATCTTATTGGACGAACACTGCAGTGTGGAG cctctgGTGGACAAAGAGGGCAAAAAGTGtctcttcttcatcagatcctcaAATAAGAGTTTTGAAATCAGCGCATCAGACAAGAAAAAGAAGCAGGAGTGGATTCAGG ccATCCAGACGTGCGTGAACCTGCTGCGAGCGGGCCGCCAGGCGCCGCACCGCGAGTCGCGCCACAAACGTCGCGAGCTGCGCCTCAAGCAGCAGGCCGACCAGGAGGAGCTGCGGACCAGGATGAAGGAGCTGCAGACGGCCAACGAGGCAAAGCAGCATGAACTGGAAGACATGAGGAAG GCTCTAGAAGAAGCGGCAGCCAACGCGGCGGAGGAAGAGCGGCGGCGGCTTCAGACTCAGGCCGACCTCCAGGACCGCTACAGGGTGGAcctggagagagagaaaatg GTGAGGCAACAGATGGAGGAGCAGGTGGCTCAGAAGTCCACGGAGGTGGAGCAGTACCTGCAGAGGGTCCGCGAGATGGAGGACATGTATCGGCGGCTGGAGGACGCCTTGGAAGACGAGCGACGTGCCCGCCAGGATGAGGAGACCGTTCGCAAGCTGCAGGCCAG GTtgctggaggaggaggcggccaaGCGGGCCGAGCTGGAGCAAATCCACCTGAGGCAGCAGCAAGCCATCTCGGAGACGGAGGCCGAGAAGGAGGAGCTGCACAAGGAGCGGCTAGCCAAGGACAAAGCCCTGAGTGACGCCATGATGCAGCTGCAGCAGCTGGAGCAGGACAGGCAGGGGGCACTGGAGCAGTACCAG acgGTGATGAAGAAGCTGGAAGACGCCACCAACAACACAAAGACGTGGAAGCACAAAGTGGCCGAACACGAGGGTTTCATGCGCCTCATTCAGCCAG GCTCCAAGGGTCATCAGATAATCACAAACTGGGGCCCGGCCGCCTTCTCGGACGCCGAGCTGAGCCTGAGGGAGAAGAAATGGCAGGAAATGAAGAACCAGGTGACACCGGCGCAGTAG